A region of the Myxococcus stipitatus DSM 14675 genome:
CGCTCGCAAGCGCATCGCCAACACCACGGCGGAAGGTGTCGGGCAGCGCGAGGTGGCGTTCGACCGGGCCCGTCCCGCGCCGCGCTCCTCGCTGGAGGCCGTGGGGGGCCGTCCCGAGGAAGCCGCCCACGAGCACGACTGACGCGAGGGCGCCTTCGCCCTACGCCGCCACGTCCAGCACCGCCTCCATCAGCGGCGCCGCCACCGCGGGGTCATCCGCGTCCGCCACCAGCAGCAGGTGCACGCGGCCCCCTTCCACTCGCGCGTCGACGCCCTCCAGCTTCACCTTCGCGTCCACGCCATCCAGGAACAGCGGCGTCCCATCCTGCGCCAGCAGGCCCACCGCGGAGCCCTTGATGGGGCCGTCGGCGTAGGTGTCGCGCGTGTCCTCGGCTGTCGCGGTGAAGACCATGCGTCCATCCGGCAGCGGCGACGCATCCGTGAAGGACAGTCGCACTCCGCCCGCGCGGCCCAGCTCCCAGCGACGCGTCGTCCGCACCACCTCGGGGCCCAGCGCGCCGACCTCGACTCCGCGCAGCGCGCGCTCGCGGTCCAGGTCCACCAGGGCATCCACGCCCGCGTCGCCATTGCCCCGCTGCAACAGCCGCAGCCGGTTGCCGACGACGGCGGCGCCCTCGATGTTGAGCGTGCCGAACTCGCGCGAGAGCTGCTGATACAGCGCGGAGCAGTCCACGCCGCGCGCCTCGCCCACGACCGCGCCCGCCGCGTCCAGCGTGAGCAGCGCGCCTCGCATGCGCGCGGGAGCGGACCCCGACGGCAGCGCGAGCAGCGCCCCGTGAGGCGCATCGGCCAGGGGCGGCAGCAGGCACAGCGTCTCCAGGTCCGGCTTCGCCGCCTTGCGTGCCTGGGGCTCGTCGGGAAGCAGACCCTCGAACAGCCGCGAGAGGTGCCCCGGAGCGTCTCCCTTCGCGGGGAACGTGGCCAGGTGCAGCGAGTCATCCGCGATGACGTGCAGCCACTCACCCACGCGCACCAGTCCGCTGGCGGCGGAGACATGCGCGGGGCGGCCCGGAGACTCGGGGCTCGCGAGGGTGAGGGTGCGCCGCGGGGTGGTGCGAATCATGGCCAGACTCCCTCGCGGCACGTGGCTCGTGCCGCCGTGCTCAGAGCAATGTTCCGCGCAGCAACAGGCTGGCGACGCTGAAGTAGATGACGACGCCGCTGACGTCCACCAGCGTGGCGACGAAGGGCGCGGAGGCACTGGCGGGGTCGAAGCCGAAGCGGCGCAGCACCAGGGGCAGCATGGAGCCCGCCAGCGTGCCGAACGTCACCACGCCCACCACGGACAGCGCCACCGCGCAGCCCAGCAGGAAGGCATGGTCGCCATAGGCGCCCGACATCGACTGCCACACCATGATGCGGCCCAGGCCGACCGCGCCCAGGACGATGCCCAGCACCAGCCCGGACAGCACCTCGCGCCGAGCCACGCGCCACCAGTCCTTCAATCGCATCTCACCCAGCGCCAGCGCGCGGATGATGAGCGTGGACGCCTGGCTGCCGGAGTTCCCGCCCGACGAGATGATGAGGGGCACGAAGAGGCTGAGCACCACCGCGCGCTCGATGGCGCCCTCGAAGCTGCTCATGGCCGTGGCGGTGAGCATCTGCCCGAGGAAGAGGACGAGCAGCCAGCCGATGCGCTTCTTCAACATGCCGAAGAAGCCGACCTCGAAGTAGGGAGCCTCCAGGGCCTCCATACCGCCGACCTTCTGGATGTCCTCGGTGGCCTCTTCCTGGACGACGTCGACGATGTCGTCGACCGTGACGATACCCTTCATCCGGTTCTGCTCGTCGAGCACCGGGAGGGCCATGAAGCCGTGCTCGGTGAAGAGCTGGCTCACCACTTCCTGGTCCGTGTTCTCCGACACCGTGATGACGTCGTGCTGCATGACGTCCGCGACCTTCTTGTCGCTGGCGGCCTGGAAGAGCTGGCGCAGGGAGAGCACACCCTGCAGGCGCTGCTCGGCGTCCAGCGCGTAGGCGTAGTAGACGGTCTCCACCTTCTCCCGCGCTTGCTTGCGCAGGTAGCCGATGGCCTCGTCGATGGTCATGTCCGGCCGCACCCGGGCGAAGCGCGGATTCATCAGACCACCGGCGTCGTCCTCCGCGTAGGCCAGGAGCACGTTGACTTCACGACGGCTGGCGTCGTCGAGCTGCGAGAGCAGGGCCTCGGCCTGCTCCGGCTCCAGGGCCTGCACCAGGTCCGCCAGGTCGTCCGGGGGCAGCAGCCGCACCCACGTCCGCCGCTCGGAGGTCGGCAGGTGGAGGATGAGCTCCGCCTGCTCGCGCGCGGACAGACCCAGGAAGAAGTCATCCGCCACCGAGGACGGAAGCAGTCGGAAGCCCTCCAGGCGCTCGTCGATGGAGAGCACCGGCCACGCCTCATGGAGCTCTTCCATGGAGAGCGAGGCGCTGTGAGGGCTGTCCATCATGAGGGCGTGCCTCCGAGGGTGGGCGCGCGCGGCCAGTCGCGACGCGCCGGCCTCTCTACACCCGCACGAGGGGCACGGCGAGAGGCAGGCAGCCATCTCCTCGCGCTTTTTCCACGGTCGTCACTGTCCTCGAGTCCAACACCGTCAGTGTGGGCTCCAAGGGAGTGGTTTCAGGGGTGGGGACGCGTCTGCTCGTAGACGATGGTGGTGCCCGTGGCGGGTCGCGAGTCACCGCCCCAGTGGAACCCGGGATGGGTGAGGCGATTCTCCCTGGTGCGAAGGAGCGTGGAGGGCACCAGCTCCAACGTCAGGGTGGGCCGGGGGGGACTGCTCCGAGGGACGGCCACATGGTCGAGCTCCGCTGGGAAGGAGGGGACGGTGAGGCCCGTGCGCAGGGGGGTGGGCAGGACGGTGAGCCGCCCATCCATGACGAGCGAGGCCTGCTCGACGAGCCGGCCCTCGGCGGCCTCCCAGCGGCGCAGCACGGGGCTGGGCGCGACCTGGGAGCGGACCTCGGCATGGGTCCAGACGACGCCTTCCTCCAGCCCGACAGGTCTTCCTCGCAGCGGCGTGCACGGGGTGGCGGTGGCTCGGGCATAGGACCCGTTGGATTGGAGTGAGTAGGGACAGGCCTCGCTGTCGTTGGCCGCGGTCATCGACACGGTGAGCACCTGGTCCGGCGAGGTCCGCACCAGCAGACCCACGGCGTTGTCCACGCTGAACGTGAGCAGGGGGGAGGTGGGGGCCCAGCGCGTGGGCGGAGGGGCCTCCAGCACTCCGGTGTTCGTGAAGACGAAGCGGTGCAGGGTCTGGTTGTCCATCACCACCAGCTCGTTCTCGGAGGCGAGCCGTGACTGGATGACCTTCACCGCCTCCGTCGTGCTCAAGAGCAGCGACCCGGTGAGCTCCAGCTCGGTGCCGGTGTCCACGTACCGGCGCAGGCGTCCATCTCCCAGCACCCAGACGACGTTGCCCCAGACGGCCACATCGGGAGGGGTGGTGGCGGAGCCCAGTCGCAGCGGGGCCGCCGCCGGGTCCCGCAGGGCGACGCCATCACACAGCCACAGCCCGCGAGAGGTGCGGTCCAACTGCGCGCAGCGGGGCAGCGGCAGGGTGACGGGCGTGGGCGCGCCGCTCCAGGGGCTCGCCATGTGGATTCCGAACTGGCGGATGCCCCCCACGGGCGTGAAGGCGACCAGGGCGTGGTGCCGCCCCACCGCGGAGGGGGTGAACGTCAGCCGAGGGACGGCGTTCATCACGTCCCACGTGACCTCCACGGGGATGGGCAGGCCCTCCGGGTCGAAGACCTGCGCCGTGGCGGAGGTGGGCCACTGGGGGATGGGCGCGTCGGTGTCGCAGTCCTGCGTGAGCTCGGCGACGTTCACCCGAAACTCCACGACGGAGTCCACTGGGAACACCAGCGTGCCCGAGCGCTGCACGGCCTCCGGCGGAACCGCAACGTTCTCGGAGCAGGGCGTGTGCGGACTGTCACCTGAACAACCGGCGTACGCGAGCAGGCCCGCCAGGGCGAGGGGGAGGGGGGTCTTCATCCGTGTCGCTCTCTCCCCGACGTCCGAGGCTCTCTCCGGCCGGAGCGCGCGGTGGCGCGGGTCTTCCTCGGGACTCATACCGCGAAAAGGGCGCGCCGGTCAGCCCCGGGGACCGGTGCCGGAATCCCGCATGTCAGGGATGGCAATTCCGCGCGTCATTTCTCGGCGAAAGGAGCGGTGAACATGACGACGGCGAACCTGACGAGCCCGATGAATCCCGAGAATCTCAACGACACTGTCCGTGGCATCGATGCGCTTGCGCTCGCCGGCCTGTTCACCGCTCTTGCCCCAGCACTCCTGGGAGATGCCCCCGTCGGCGGTCTACCGCCCGGAACCTGACCTGACGTGCCCGTCTTCGGACGCGGCACGGCATGCGCGGGGCCGGGCTCCTCACGGGGAACCCGGCCCTTCTCTTTTCCGGGTGGTTCACTCCACGGCATCTGCAGCCTTGGCCGAGAGGCGAGGCACCTGAGCGCCACTCAGGACGACGCGGGTTCGACTCCCGCAGGCTGCTTCACACGCATCACATGGGGTCGTAGCTCAGCGGGAGAGCGCTTGGCTCGCATCCAAGAGGTCCCGGGTTCAATCCCCGGCGGCTCCATTCCTTCTCAATCACAGTCGCAGTTGAAGTCGCCGCGGTAGCCCAATTGGTAGAGGCACTGCACTCAGAACGCAGGGGTTGCGGGTTCGACTCCCGCCCGCGGCATGTCGGTAACGGGACGTAGCTCAGCCTGGCAAAGAGCGCGCGCTTGGGGTGCGTGAGGTCGCTGGTTCGAATCCAGTCGTCCCGATTCGTCGAAGGCAGTGTGGAGTTTCTGGATGTAGCTCAGTCTGGCCAGAGCGCACGGTTCGGATCCGTGAGGCCGCAGGTTCAAATCCTGTCATCCAGATGTGTCGTGGCTTCTTTGCTCCGGGATGCGATTGGAATCGCAGCGTGGCCGTCTACCACGTGAACAGGGTTCGATTCCCTGTCGGAGCGCTGGCAGCACCCCGCAAGGGACCGTGGCTCAACGGGAGAGCACTCGGATGGCATCCGAGAGGTCCGGGTTCGACTCCCGGTGGTTCCACTTCCTTCATTCCTTCCGTCACGAAGTCCGTACCCCCGCTGCCGTGGGCCTTGGCTGGCCGAGCAGGCGGGCGATGAGCGCGGCCCGTGAGTGCACGCCAAAACGGCGGTAGAGCGCCTTCGTGTACTGATTCACGGTGAATGGGCTGATGCCGAGCTGTCCGGCGATCTCCTTGTCCATCATCCCTCGCAAGAGCAGCTCCAGCGTCTGGCGCTCGCGGCGGGAGAGGCGGGCTTGGAGGGCCTCGTCGACCTCGAGTGTGCGCGGGCGGAGCAGCGCTCCGCACTCGGCATGAAACAGGTGGACGAGGTTCCGGTCCGCTTCATCGAAGGGGCGCTCGTTCCGGGCGCGGTAGAACCCCATCCCCTGCACCACGGCTTCCTCGTTCATCCGAAGGCACGTGTACAGCGCGTCGTCGAGGTGCGCGGGGGCCAGGTGCTCCTCGATGTACGGGGCGCCGTACCAGTCCCTGTTCATGACCAGCTCGCGCCGCGTCGCGGTCACCAGCGATGACGGTGTCGCGGGACAGCGCTGCATCAGCGCGCGAAGGCCAGGGTTGAACGCGCTTCCTTCGCGGGCCAGGACCTGGAGCGCGGGCAGCGTGGTGGAGTCCCAGCCCTCCAGGGTGACGGCCACGAAGGCGCCGTGTCCTCCCGGACGGAAGTCGCAATCCGTGACCAGCCCACCGACCGTCGCGTGGAGGATGTCCAGGAGCCCGGAGATGAGGTGGCTCGCGCGTGTGTTTCCCTCCGCTGGAAGCTCATGTGCTTCGTTGAGTCGCCGCACCAGCGCACGCACCTGATGGCTTCGCAGTTCGCCCCCGCCATGGGCGGACAAGCTAGGTGACAGGTCCTCGGGTGATTCCCTCGTTCTAGGGAATTGTTGAGTCGTGGACACGGAGCGAGGCTCGTGGGTGACCTGGCCGCTGGAAGACGAAGGCCGGGCGAGACACCCGTCACCGAAAGGAAACGACATGGCGCTCCTCCGCAATCTCTCCGTCTGTCTCGCGGCGTTCCTCGGAGTCTTCCTGCATGCCTCGCCCGTCATGGCACAGACGCCCGTCTCCTGCGGCGCGGTGGTCGCGGGCTACCTGGATGGGCCTCATGCGGGCAGTGAGTGGTTGGAAGTGATTGGCACCCGGGTGGTCTCACGAGGCGTGTTTGGCTTCTCCTCCTTCACGATGCAGGACACCTTCCAGATTGAGAGCACGCCGCTGCACACCGCGCCGGCGGCGGCCCGAGCGGACTTCATCGCGTCCAGGAGTGGCAGCACCGCCTATTCAGGCTACTTCCATGAAGTGTTCCCCGGCCGAGGCAACGGCGACGAGGACCGCTGGCAATTCTGGATTGCACGCAGTGGTGCCCTCTACCTGCGCTCGGTGACCTGGAATGGCGCATGGGCCACCGTGCAGAACGTGACTTGCTACACGGGTGACACAGGGCAGTTGGTCGCGGTCGGGACCACGGCCACTCCGGGCTTCGGCGTGGACTTCTGGACCTTCGTCATGCGGCGCAACGAATTGATCTGATCGGAGCGCAGGGGCGTCGAGCCTGCACGCGTGGCGGCTCGACGCTCCTAGAGATAGCTCATCCAAGGGCTGGCGGTGCGTGCTTTGACTTTCAAGAAGGCACGACAGGCGAACCACATCGGGACCACGGCCACGAGCGCGAGGCCCCAAACCGACAGGATGTTCGAGAGGCCGGACAGCTCACCCTGGCCGGTGAGGACGCGCGTGAGCTGATGGAGCGCGTTCAGCAGGAGCAGGTGGAGGACGTAGAAGAACAGCGGCGCCGCGCCGAACACCGCCAGCGTCGCGCTCAGTCCACGAGGCGCCTTGTCCAACCCCGCGAAGAGCACCATGCCCACGCCGAGCGTCATGAGCAGGAAGGCGAGTGAAGGGGGGTACTTGGTGGGATTGATGAACGACATGACGGTCGCCAGCGTCGTCGCACCCGTGGACCAGGGCAGGGGCTCTCCGTAGCTGTTGAGCAGCCGCAGCAGCACGAAGAGGGACAGGGACACCGCCGCCGAGAGCCAGAGCCGCTGGCGCCGCGCCTCCGGCGTGACTCGAGACGAGAACCAGGGCCCCACCGAGAAGCCCAGGGTGATGACACCTATCCACGGGAGGATGGGATACGCGGTCGTGATGCTCGCGCCCCAGGGCAAGGGGACGTCGCGGCTGTCATGCAGGAGCGCCCACAGGGCATGGCCGGGCTCCTCCGCTCCGAACTGAATCGGGTCGAGCAGGTTGTGCCCGAAGATGACGAGCAGGGCGAAGGCCAGAAGGGCCGGGCGCGGCAGGTGGAGCAGCGCGGACAGCGCCACCATCGAGAGGCCGATCGCCCCGATGACCTGGAAGTAATACGTCTGGGTGAGGAACGAGAAGGTCCAGGCGAAGTTGACCACGGTGAACTCGAGCGCCACGAGGAACAGGCCGCGCTTGAACAGGAAGCCCGAGGCCGCGCGGGGCCCTCCATGTCGCTGTCCGTAGAGCCAGGCGGCGACGCCCGTGAGGACGATGAAGGTCGGGGCGCAGAGGTGCGTGGACAGTCGAGTGAAGAAGAGCCCGGGAGGCGTGGCCGGCAGCGCCATGGGGTCGCCGACCTGCGCGTGGAAGAAGAACACGCGCGCGTGGTCGACGAGCATCAACACCATGACCAGTCCGCGCAGGGCATCGATGCCCACGACGCGCCGGGCCTGGGGGATGGCCAGGCTGTCTGGAGGCGGAACAGGCGCGGAGAGAGGGACTTCGGGAGGCGAACTCGTGGAGGGGGCGCTCATCGCGGTGGCTCGAACGGCAGGCCGTTCTTCCCAATCACTGGGTGGGATTCGTGGGGGCGTCGCTCAGGCGGCCTCTTGGCGAGGGCGCTGGGCGGGAGCCTGTTGCAGCAGATGATAGGGCGCAAGCTCCGGGAGGCGGCAGCTCGAAAGCCGGATGAGGAACGTATCGACGAGTGCGTACTGGCCGGACAGGCACGCGTGGCTCACGGTGTCGGTGAGCACCATCCACGCCGAGAAGGGTGGGAAGCCGAACTCCTCGTAGCCTTCGCGTGACGCCTGGAACTCCGGCGTGTCCTTCATGAAGTTGTGGAAGCGCCGCATCACGCGGTCATACGGAGACGTGTCGATGACCCGCGCCATCCTCAGTCCGAGGTGGGACGCGCCCCGCAGCAGGCTCGAGTACATCCGGCCCGCGACGCCGGGACTCAAGGGGCGCTCGCTCCCAGGAGGCGGGGCCACGCCGGCCGTGTCGCCATAGCGGTGATAGAGCGCCTC
Encoded here:
- a CDS encoding DUF6929 family protein, giving the protein MIRTTPRRTLTLASPESPGRPAHVSAASGLVRVGEWLHVIADDSLHLATFPAKGDAPGHLSRLFEGLLPDEPQARKAAKPDLETLCLLPPLADAPHGALLALPSGSAPARMRGALLTLDAAGAVVGEARGVDCSALYQQLSREFGTLNIEGAAVVGNRLRLLQRGNGDAGVDALVDLDRERALRGVEVGALGPEVVRTTRRWELGRAGGVRLSFTDASPLPDGRMVFTATAEDTRDTYADGPIKGSAVGLLAQDGTPLFLDGVDAKVKLEGVDARVEGGRVHLLLVADADDPAVAAPLMEAVLDVAA
- the mgtE gene encoding magnesium transporter; this encodes MMDSPHSASLSMEELHEAWPVLSIDERLEGFRLLPSSVADDFFLGLSAREQAELILHLPTSERRTWVRLLPPDDLADLVQALEPEQAEALLSQLDDASRREVNVLLAYAEDDAGGLMNPRFARVRPDMTIDEAIGYLRKQAREKVETVYYAYALDAEQRLQGVLSLRQLFQAASDKKVADVMQHDVITVSENTDQEVVSQLFTEHGFMALPVLDEQNRMKGIVTVDDIVDVVQEEATEDIQKVGGMEALEAPYFEVGFFGMLKKRIGWLLVLFLGQMLTATAMSSFEGAIERAVVLSLFVPLIISSGGNSGSQASTLIIRALALGEMRLKDWWRVARREVLSGLVLGIVLGAVGLGRIMVWQSMSGAYGDHAFLLGCAVALSVVGVVTFGTLAGSMLPLVLRRFGFDPASASAPFVATLVDVSGVVIYFSVASLLLRGTLL
- a CDS encoding helix-turn-helix transcriptional regulator, with protein sequence MRRLNEAHELPAEGNTRASHLISGLLDILHATVGGLVTDCDFRPGGHGAFVAVTLEGWDSTTLPALQVLAREGSAFNPGLRALMQRCPATPSSLVTATRRELVMNRDWYGAPYIEEHLAPAHLDDALYTCLRMNEEAVVQGMGFYRARNERPFDEADRNLVHLFHAECGALLRPRTLEVDEALQARLSRRERQTLELLLRGMMDKEIAGQLGISPFTVNQYTKALYRRFGVHSRAALIARLLGQPRPTAAGVRTS
- a CDS encoding DUF1624 domain-containing protein, which translates into the protein MSAPSTSSPPEVPLSAPVPPPDSLAIPQARRVVGIDALRGLVMVLMLVDHARVFFFHAQVGDPMALPATPPGLFFTRLSTHLCAPTFIVLTGVAAWLYGQRHGGPRAASGFLFKRGLFLVALEFTVVNFAWTFSFLTQTYYFQVIGAIGLSMVALSALLHLPRPALLAFALLVIFGHNLLDPIQFGAEEPGHALWALLHDSRDVPLPWGASITTAYPILPWIGVITLGFSVGPWFSSRVTPEARRQRLWLSAAVSLSLFVLLRLLNSYGEPLPWSTGATTLATVMSFINPTKYPPSLAFLLMTLGVGMVLFAGLDKAPRGLSATLAVFGAAPLFFYVLHLLLLNALHQLTRVLTGQGELSGLSNILSVWGLALVAVVPMWFACRAFLKVKARTASPWMSYL